The Nitrosomonas sp. sh817 genome includes a window with the following:
- a CDS encoding phosphoribosyltransferase encodes MIFNDRIAAAEKLAQALSEYRGKNPLVLAIPRGSVPMAKLIAEQLQGEMDVVLVRKLGAPGNPEFAIGSVDESGWVYLTEYAAKAGADDLYVQREVAAQMETMRRRRAQYTPARPPVNPAGRIVIVIDDGLATGSTMIAALHALRNRKPAQLICAVPVAPPETIQKLQGKADRIVCLSTPADFYAVGQFYRDFPQVSDGEVIACLGAAT; translated from the coding sequence ATGATTTTTAACGATCGCATTGCTGCCGCTGAGAAGCTTGCACAAGCACTTTCCGAATACCGCGGCAAGAATCCATTGGTGCTGGCGATTCCGCGCGGTTCGGTGCCGATGGCCAAATTGATCGCTGAGCAATTGCAAGGCGAGATGGATGTGGTTCTGGTGCGTAAGCTCGGTGCGCCGGGCAATCCGGAATTTGCCATCGGCTCGGTCGATGAAAGCGGCTGGGTTTACTTGACGGAGTATGCCGCCAAAGCTGGGGCGGACGATCTTTATGTTCAACGGGAAGTAGCCGCGCAAATGGAAACCATGCGGCGGCGGCGCGCGCAGTACACGCCGGCACGGCCGCCGGTGAATCCGGCGGGGCGCATCGTTATCGTCATCGACGATGGCCTGGCAACCGGTTCGACCATGATCGCGGCGTTACATGCGTTGCGTAACCGCAAACCGGCGCAATTGATTTGTGCCGTGCCGGTGGCTCCGCCTGAAACTATCCAGAAGTTGCAAGGCAAGGCGGATCGCATCGTTTGCTTGTCGACCCCGGCCGATTTTTATGCGGTGGGGCAGTTTTACCGCGATTTCCCGCAAGTCAGCGATGGTGAGGTGATCGCTTGTCTGGGGGCTGCAACGTGA
- the polX gene encoding DNA polymerase/3'-5' exonuclease PolX produces MPKHNADIAGIFEEIADFLEIQGANPFRIRAYRNAARILGELPQEVSRLLENGGDLTRLPGIGDDLAAKIKEIVTTGHCSLLDRLHTELPPAITDLLRIPGLGPKRVKALYHDLDVQTLEQLYRAARDGRIRTLPGFGEKTESNILQAIEVHANQTQRFKLAVAAQYADALERYLAMTPGVLKVTIAGSYRRMRETVGDLDILATTPTSAAARQVVQHFVSYDEVTDTLSAGTTRASIILKCGLQVDLRVVKEESYGAALHYLTGSKAHNIAIRVLAQKQGLKINEYGVFRNDTHIAGETEASVYAAVGLAYIPPELRENRGEIAIAKSGKLPQLIERKDLRGDLHVHTKATDGHHSLREMALAGLSQGFEYLAITEHSQRLTVAHGLDTARLLAQCEAIDALNEELQGITLLKSIEVDILEDGRLDLPDSALARLDLVVAAVHSNFNLSRAKQTERIVRAMQHPHFTLLAHPTGRLLQRREPYDVDMLRIIREARQRGCFLELNAHPERLDLLDTHCQLAKEEGVLISVNSDAHSIYDFANLRFGIGQARRGWLEKHDVLNTRPLTELRSLINRTM; encoded by the coding sequence ATGCCGAAGCACAATGCCGATATCGCCGGTATCTTTGAAGAGATCGCGGATTTTCTGGAAATCCAGGGGGCTAATCCATTCCGCATCCGTGCTTACCGCAATGCGGCGCGCATCCTTGGCGAACTGCCGCAAGAAGTTTCACGTTTGCTGGAAAACGGCGGCGATCTGACCCGCTTACCGGGGATCGGCGATGATCTGGCGGCGAAAATCAAGGAAATTGTCACGACCGGGCATTGCAGCCTGCTCGACCGGTTGCATACCGAATTGCCGCCCGCGATTACCGATCTGCTCAGAATTCCCGGACTCGGTCCCAAGCGAGTCAAAGCGTTGTATCACGACCTCGATGTGCAAACGCTGGAGCAGTTATACCGCGCCGCCCGAGACGGCCGGATCCGCACTTTGCCGGGATTCGGCGAGAAAACCGAGAGCAATATCCTGCAAGCGATCGAAGTGCATGCCAATCAGACGCAGCGCTTTAAACTGGCGGTTGCGGCACAGTACGCCGATGCGCTGGAGCGCTATCTCGCGATGACGCCGGGCGTCTTGAAAGTAACCATTGCGGGCAGTTACCGGCGCATGCGGGAAACCGTCGGCGATCTGGATATATTGGCGACTACGCCGACATCGGCGGCGGCGCGACAAGTGGTTCAACATTTTGTCAGTTATGATGAGGTTACGGATACCCTGTCGGCGGGGACGACGCGCGCCAGCATCATCCTCAAATGCGGATTGCAAGTCGATTTGCGCGTGGTCAAAGAAGAATCGTACGGCGCCGCGTTGCATTATTTGACCGGCTCGAAAGCGCATAACATCGCGATTCGCGTGCTGGCTCAGAAACAAGGTTTAAAAATTAATGAATACGGCGTGTTTCGCAATGACACGCATATCGCCGGAGAAACCGAAGCGTCGGTTTACGCGGCGGTCGGTCTTGCGTATATACCGCCAGAACTGCGCGAGAATCGCGGCGAAATCGCCATCGCCAAATCCGGAAAGTTGCCGCAATTGATCGAACGAAAGGATTTGCGCGGTGATTTGCATGTGCATACCAAGGCTACCGACGGCCATCATTCGCTGCGGGAAATGGCGCTTGCCGGTTTGTCGCAGGGGTTTGAGTACCTGGCGATCACCGAGCATTCGCAACGGCTGACAGTGGCGCATGGACTCGATACGGCGCGGCTGTTGGCGCAATGCGAGGCGATCGATGCGCTCAACGAAGAATTGCAAGGCATTACCTTGTTGAAGAGCATCGAAGTGGATATTCTGGAAGACGGCCGCCTGGATCTGCCGGATAGCGCACTGGCACGGCTCGATTTGGTGGTGGCCGCGGTGCACAGCAACTTCAATCTGTCGCGCGCCAAACAAACCGAACGCATCGTGCGGGCTATGCAGCATCCGCACTTCACGCTGCTGGCGCATCCGACGGGCCGCCTGTTGCAGCGCCGCGAGCCGTACGATGTCGATATGTTGCGTATTATCCGCGAAGCCAGGCAGCGCGGCTGTTTTCTGGAATTGAACGCGCATCCGGAAAGACTCGATTTGCTCGACACCCACTGTCAATTGGCCAAGGAAGAGGGGGTCTTGATTAGTGTCAATTCGGACGCACATAGCATTTACGATTTTGCCAATTTGCGCTTCGGTATCGGCCAGGCGCGGCGCGGTTGGCTGGAAAAGCACGATGTACTGAATACCCGGCCATTAACAGAATTGCGTTCGTTGATTAACCGCACGATGTGA
- a CDS encoding archease translates to MSSSYFEHDADIGIIGRGLTIEQSFEAAAHAVFAIITNIEAVQPLTGIEIEFEEADPELALVIWLNQILGKSRESGMVFGHFYVHRQDDHWHGKVLGEPWREGLERGVEVKGATLTMLSVKQIGPVWESRCVVDV, encoded by the coding sequence ATGAGTTCTTCGTATTTTGAACATGATGCGGATATCGGGATTATCGGCCGCGGCCTGACCATTGAGCAATCGTTCGAAGCGGCGGCGCACGCGGTGTTTGCGATCATTACCAATATCGAAGCAGTGCAACCGCTGACGGGGATCGAGATCGAATTTGAAGAAGCCGACCCGGAGCTGGCCTTGGTGATTTGGTTGAATCAAATCCTGGGAAAGTCGCGCGAATCCGGTATGGTATTCGGTCATTTTTATGTCCACCGCCAGGATGATCATTGGCATGGCAAGGTGCTTGGCGAACCGTGGCGGGAGGGATTGGAGCGCGGCGTCGAAGTCAAAGGCGCCACGCTGACCATGTTGTCGGTCAAGCAAATCGGACCGGTTTGGGAATCACGTTGCGTGGTCGATGTATGA
- a CDS encoding RtcB family protein: MNIQPLQALHSYLWTLPKSKNEARAEILLYGSQPLLASMDDKVLEQIANVAALPGLVGAAMTMPDAHWGYGFPIGGVAAFDAEQGGIISAGGVGFDISCGIRCLRSNLKLADAAPLLQRLADRLFATIPAGVGEEGSIHLNPQQLDQVLTGGAQWAVKQGYGNPADLEFIEENGRVSRAVPDNVSELAKKRQRGEMGTLGSGNHYLEVQVVEKIYDQPIAQTFGLQEGQLVISIHCGSRGLGHQIGTDYLMMLAKAANRLGIRLPDRELACAPIKSPEGQRYLGAMNAAINCALANRQILTHLTRETFNEIFPQAVLETLFDVSHNTCKEETHEVDGKPRGLHVHRKGATRAFGPGHPRLPQRYRDSGQPVIIGGSMGTGSYILAGTRSNPAFASCSHGAGRAMSRNQALKQWQGKTLIQELLQQGILIRTRSMRGAAEEAPGAYKDVDIVAEVTEQAGLARRVAFLRPKVCIKG; this comes from the coding sequence ATGAATATTCAACCATTACAAGCATTACATTCATATCTGTGGACATTGCCTAAATCGAAAAATGAGGCAAGAGCGGAGATTTTGCTGTACGGCAGTCAACCGTTACTGGCCAGCATGGATGACAAGGTGCTGGAACAAATCGCCAACGTCGCCGCATTGCCTGGACTCGTCGGCGCCGCGATGACCATGCCGGATGCGCACTGGGGCTATGGATTTCCCATCGGCGGCGTCGCGGCTTTCGACGCCGAACAAGGCGGCATCATTTCCGCCGGCGGCGTCGGCTTCGATATTTCCTGCGGCATCCGCTGCCTGCGCAGCAATCTGAAGCTTGCCGACGCCGCGCCGTTGTTGCAGCGCCTGGCCGACCGGCTGTTCGCAACCATCCCCGCCGGCGTTGGTGAGGAAGGCAGTATTCATTTGAATCCGCAACAACTCGATCAAGTCTTGACCGGCGGCGCGCAGTGGGCCGTCAAGCAAGGCTACGGCAATCCAGCTGATCTCGAATTTATTGAAGAAAACGGCCGGGTCAGCCGCGCGGTGCCGGACAATGTGTCGGAGCTCGCCAAAAAACGCCAGCGCGGCGAAATGGGCACATTGGGTTCCGGCAACCATTATCTCGAAGTGCAGGTGGTTGAAAAAATTTACGATCAGCCAATCGCTCAAACTTTTGGATTGCAGGAAGGACAATTGGTGATTTCCATCCATTGCGGTTCGCGTGGCCTCGGTCATCAAATCGGCACCGATTATCTGATGATGCTCGCAAAGGCGGCGAATCGCCTCGGCATCCGCTTGCCCGACCGGGAATTGGCTTGCGCTCCGATCAAATCCCCCGAAGGACAGCGCTATTTAGGCGCGATGAATGCCGCGATCAATTGCGCGTTGGCTAACCGGCAGATCTTGACCCACCTGACCCGCGAAACATTCAACGAAATCTTTCCGCAAGCCGTGCTGGAAACGCTATTCGACGTGTCACACAACACCTGCAAGGAAGAAACGCACGAAGTCGATGGCAAACCCCGGGGTTTGCACGTGCATCGCAAGGGCGCCACGCGCGCGTTCGGACCGGGGCATCCGCGATTACCGCAGCGCTACCGGGATTCGGGTCAGCCGGTCATTATCGGCGGCAGTATGGGCACCGGTTCTTACATTCTCGCCGGCACCCGCAGCAACCCGGCATTCGCTTCCTGCAGTCACGGCGCAGGCCGCGCCATGAGCCGCAACCAGGCATTAAAACAATGGCAAGGCAAAACCCTGATTCAGGAATTATTGCAGCAAGGCATCCTGATCCGTACCCGCTCAATGCGTGGCGCTGCCGAAGAAGCACCGGGCGCCTACAAGGATGTCGATATCGTTGCCGAAGTCACGGAACAGGCTGGACTTGCTCGCCGGGTAGCTTTCTTGCGCCCGAAAGTATGTATAAAAGGATAA
- the hpf gene encoding ribosome hibernation-promoting factor, HPF/YfiA family, with the protein MEVTLQITTRDIPHSDALESHIREKAAKLEKFYPHIMSCRIVVELPHKHHHQGRLFDVHIDMTVPGGELVVNRVANEDVYVAVRDAFDAAKRQLEDYGRKQHVSGSET; encoded by the coding sequence ATGGAAGTCACATTGCAAATTACGACGCGAGATATTCCGCATTCCGATGCCCTGGAAAGCCATATCCGTGAAAAAGCGGCAAAGCTGGAAAAATTTTATCCACACATCATGAGCTGCCGGATTGTCGTTGAATTGCCGCATAAACATCATCATCAAGGCCGGTTGTTTGACGTACACATCGACATGACAGTGCCTGGCGGAGAGCTGGTGGTTAATCGTGTCGCCAACGAAGATGTTTATGTCGCGGTACGCGATGCATTCGATGCCGCTAAACGGCAATTGGAGGATTACGGACGGAAGCAGCATGTTTCCGGCAGCGAAACTTAA